The proteins below come from a single Miscanthus floridulus cultivar M001 chromosome 1, ASM1932011v1, whole genome shotgun sequence genomic window:
- the LOC136544134 gene encoding cytochrome c oxidase subunit 6b-1-like, protein MAAEAKTPSLAEEYSLPPQEVPVQKAAEEKPSSGTETEAAPSTNDETPPSVEDKNETSEVQDTAEKSEAEETNTAAEGTPAAEEASETAEEEEAEKPEIKIETAPADFRFPTTNQTRHCFTRYVEYHRCVAAKGEDAPECDKFAKYYRSLCPGEWVDRWNEQRENGTFPGPL, encoded by the exons ATGGCCGCGGAAGCCAAGACGCCGTCCCTCGCTGAG GAATATTCACTTCCACCACAAGAAGTTCCAGTTCAAAAGGCAGCTGAGGAGAAGCCCTCTAGTGGTACTGAGACTGAAGCTGCTCCTTCAACCAATGATGAAACTCCTCCATCTGTAGAAGACAAGAATGAAACTTCTGAAGTACAAGATACTGCTGAAAAGTCAGAAGCTGAAGAAACTAACACTGCTGCAGAGGGAACACCTGCTGCAGAGGAAGCAAGTGAGACTGCCGAGGAGGAAGAGGCTGAGAAACCTGAGATCAAG ATTGAAACAGCTCCAGCAGATTTTCGTTTCCCAACAACAAATCAAACGAGGCACTGTTTCACACGCTATGTTGAATACCACAG GTGTGTGGCTGCAAAAGGTGAGGATGCACCTGAGTGTGATAAGTTTGCCAAGTACTATCGATCCCTGTGCCCAGGTGAATGG GTTGATCGCTGGAACGAGCAACGTGAAAATGGCACCTTCCCTGGACCTCTGTAA